Genomic DNA from Miscanthus floridulus cultivar M001 unplaced genomic scaffold, ASM1932011v1 fs_265_1_2, whole genome shotgun sequence:
GGATCCATCCTGACATGGCCAATTAGGTAAGGACTCTTGCATTGACAGCCCTATATCACAGAGAACTCATGTTTTAAACTCAATTCCCCTTTGACGTGTTGGCCAACAATTGCAGGTACAAGATCATTCTTGGTGTAGGCGACGCCTTGCTCTACTTACACTGTCTATGGAGTTCGGTTGTCGTGCACGGGAACATTAAGCCTAGCAGCGTTATGCTTGACTCATCCTTCAATGCGAGGCTGGGGGACTTTGGGCTTGCAGGCATGACTGAGTCGACTGAGTACGACTCCATGGTACTATTGGGAACCATTGGCTACATTCCCCCAGAGCTCGCCAGCGGCCACAGGAGGTTCACCACTGAAACCGACGTCTACACCTTTGGGGTCCTCCTCCTCGAGCTCGCCAGCGGTCGGCCGCCAATCCTTCGCGGGGAGCACCAAGACACAGGCAGGGTTAATCTCGTGCGGTGGGTCTGGCAGCTGTACGGGCGAGGCGCCCTCCTTACGCAGCGGATGATCCAGGCCTCCATGGCGAGTTCGACGCAGATCAGATGGGCCTGTCCGCGACCGACCATCCATGAACCAAGCGATGACTGCGCTCCGCCACCTCGAAGATCCACCGCCGCAACTAGAGCTACCCTCTGAGATAGCCGCTGGACAAGAGCTAACCACTACATCAGATGATGAGTGTGTACAATGAAGGTGCTtggccaaaaaaaaaagagagagtacCACGTGACCGTTAGCAGATTGCTTTAGTGCTGAAGTGTGCTAGCAACACAGTTAAACATATTTAAGCACCAATTTGTGTCGACTGTCGAATGACAGGTACTTCATGATGAAGCAGGATTTTCTCTTTAACAAGCCATGCATGTTTAAGCATCTTGCATGTATTCATGCATGCCCTTTTGTTTTCCTGTCACCGCCAAAAAATCATCTTGTATGTACACGCCTTGGCCTTTTATATTATTTATTACAGGTCCTATTTTAGTTCAACCTGTCCTGATGTGCTTTCAGCGCGCGCCTAGTCTTCGGACAAGCTCATAAGGATAGGGTTTGTGTGCATCCGTTTGTAGGGGTGAATGTGCGTGCGTTGTGAGATTCTGTGTTGTACTGTGTAATacttaaaaaaaatatgaacgaAAACTCCGTGACGTGTATCCATCAAAATGGATGATGCCTTCTGAAGGACGAGTTGTATACATTTTTAGGACCGCAGTCATTCCTGATGCTTGGATTTCGGCACCCGACTTCTCCTAATGTTTTTAGGACCGCAGTCATTTTTAGGACCGCAGTTGGAATATAATTAAGCTCATCTCCAAATGTTTCCATAACCCACTCTCAATCTTGATTTTTTCTTGCGGGATTGAGAAAAGCTCTCCCCAACAACATTATCCCAACTCCTAACCTCCTTGTACTTGGGAAAATCGATCGTTACACGTGGAAAGATAGGAGGGGCTTCCAATCCACGTTGTCACGACTTCTCCtaatgttttttttcttctcgCACCAAAGAAAGAAGCCGCCACCCACAATGTTGTCCCTGCCCTTGGAAGCCGATCACTGCCTCCACTGCCCTAGGAAAGAGGTAAATCAACTGCTGTCACTCTCTCCACTGCCCTAGGAAAGAGGTAAATCAACTGCTGTCACTCTCCTCTTTTTTCTAGCCTCTCCCTAGCAAGCCCTCGCCAAGCCTAAAGGCCTCTGACCTTCCTAGCCACACTGGCCAACCCCAACCTCCACCTGTGGCAGGCTATGCCAGAATCCAGTTTGGTGAGCGTTCGCACCGTGCGAACGTATCTACTATCTTTACGGACACGTGGTGAGCCTATGTTTGAAGATAGTTGCGGTGATTAGCTCCGACTGTTCGGGTGACACGTGGTTTCCGTTCCCCAATTTTGAAGTTTGAACAATTTTTTTTATGCAATATACATGGACGTGTCTTCTTCATTTGCTTTTACTTTCATGTGTACACCCTGTATAGACCTAgcattttctttttttctccaTTTCTCTTACTCTGCGCTTGAGTGATTCACCGTGGTCATGATCATGGACTTACGTCCATTCAATTTTTctactttttttcttttctttatcgCATTTTATTTTCTTACttcatcttttcttttcttttttattagtCTATCTATTTTTCTTCAGTATACgtgttttgaagaattttcttctATATACTATGAATAATTTTTTACATTGAAATTTTTGATCGGAACAAATTACATAGAAAAATTATGTTGGATAGCTGTGTGTAATCTTTTAAAATACGTTGGACAACAATAACTTATGTGTATAAATTATGTTATTACTATAGTTATTGTGTAAGTTATGTTGAGAAATTGTTATGAATAAGTTTGCTCGCTGATATTCATGAACAGAGTTAGGTTTTAAAAGTTGTGTAAAAAAGTTATCATGATAAATTGTATATAAAATATTGTTAAAAACTTATATTGAGAAGGTTATGATTAAGTTATGTCTCATAAAATATTATGCATAAAAGTTACATAGAAAAGTTaggtttcattttttgtttttcttttttctttttttaatttttatagtaacatatcaatttttaattttttcttcTATATGCTATCAATTTTTTTAGATTTAGAAACTTGTCTAGAAAAAGTTATGTAAAAACATGTTACATAACAAAAACTTATATGTCTAAGTTATGTTATTCATAAAATTATTATACAAAAAATTGCCAAAAAATAAATGTGGAGAAATAATTATGATAAAATAATGTAGAAAAGTTGTCATATAAGTTGTCTATAAAATcacataaaaatatattaataaaaaaattatggTGTTATGTTCTACAAAATGTTATATTGACAAAGTTATGAATATAAGTTGTAATAGTAAGTTATGTCCAGTAAAATATTATCCATAAAAGTTATATGTATAACTTAGTAACTTTATAAAAGTGAAAAGTTGCGGATAACATTTTTTCCCCAAACAACGAAAGTTGCGGGAGTAGCTAATGATTCGCTGGATTGGAATCCATTGAACATTCGCTAATTAGTAGCTCTACAGGCTATGGCCATAGCCGGACTGGTCCGCCTGGTTGTGGCTGGTTGTGTCCACCACTGGCCTGCCTAGCTATGGCTGGGTGGCTAGCCATGGCTGATGACCATGGCCGGCTATAGGCTGGCTATGGCCTGGCCAAGGCCGAGTGCGCATATGAAGGATGACCATGGCCAAGCCAAGGACAGTTGTGGTTTGGGGGAGGGGTTTCTGAGGGCGCAAGAAAGTTCTTGTAGATTGCAAGTGTTATTTGTGTTGCAGTTGTCATATAATGTGTAAATGTTCATGAATGTGAAGATTAATTTAATCATGTTTTCATGCATTGGAGATGAATATCAATTTCTTTGTATTTTTTATGTTATTTATGTGATGCATATAACATGTTCTCTTTAATTGGTGGAATAGAATAGCTTGTAATTAAATTTAATACAGTACAACGAGTTTTCTTCTTGAAGTCATATGGCAATGATTTTTTCTTGTATAAGGCATATGGTGTTGTAAACATATATTCTTTTTCTACAAGGTATGTGGCAGTGATTTTTTTTCCTCCATTATTTGAAGGATATTTCCAATGTCTGAATGTGGATTTTGGATAAACACGGTGACTAGGTGGACCCGGACCTATCTTTGGATGACCACAGTATCCCACAAATATAGAAGACACAGGCATCTGAGGTCCATCCTACTTATCTGCAGGTACTGCATTTTCTTCGAACCGCAGCTTATCAGAAAATCGTGATCAGAATGAAATCAGTGGTTTCAACAGGGCCTACAATTAAACTTGACAGCAGTGTCTTTATAAACATAAACCTTCCATTCAAGGAACACAATTAAGTTCTGTAAGTCATGCAGGCTATGTTATGTATGATTACTTATATAAAGACAAAACAACGAAATAACAAATAAcaacttcatatctacattgTATGATTGTCTGTGCGCAAGTACGTTGCAAACCCTACACTTTACATATTTGGTCTAAAAGCACACATGTACATGTCGCTTCCACTTTGATTCTTTACCTTACATTTCATCACGCCTGGATTTCTCCTATCATCCTATGGCTGGCAGTGAAGATCTGGAATTGCCGTCATAGATCCAATGGAGGTGTGTCCTGGTTCATTGCCATGATCTTTCAGAACTTTCACAAATCATGTTAAAGATAAGTTTGGTTAACATAAACAATATGTCAggttgattaattcaaatatgAGCACAAAATAATCCACATATGATTCATTCACGTACATAGCACGAAGTGTATTTTAAAGCAACATTATGTACACATGAAGCCAATTGCATGAAGCTATGCCAAGCAAAACAGGGCAACCTAACTGACTATTCGAGTATAATTTTTTAAGCATATAGGTCGACATTTCTTGTGACGAACTTCATCATAGCGTAAAGCATCGAGCAAGTTCAATTCACTAACCATATAGTACAGAACAAAAAAGAAGTAAGATAATTTTGAGATTATTCAGGACAATGGAGAAAACTCACCTTGTGCAAAAGATCATGGGCAATGTAGTCCCAAGGAAGAGACACAGACATCAAGCAGCACTTCAAAGGAACAAGCTCATCGTACATTCGTTTATTAGCAGATGCAGACTCATAAGCATGCTTTGCTAGCTTTGATGCAGCAGAAGCTGCTTTGTGAACAAGGACTCGAAAGCTATCTCCTGGATCTTTCTTTGACTTCTCATGGCTCTGGTCTAATAACAAAAGTAAGAACATCCAAATGAGAATGTGTTGACAAGATGCATTACAAGCAATTGAAAGCTACAAGTTTG
This window encodes:
- the LOC136531024 gene encoding L-type lectin-domain containing receptor kinase IX.1-like is translated as MEGHNEVALGLARLPRAPKDHIEKDVGQQGYVFVQRGVNNNGIYGCEPRDSTGGLRIFNYKELCQATRGFSEFEKFGGSFYRGFLLCHEHGLQVAIKRVFTSSKTRVKIPEVISLLSELRHRNIAQLIGWCHEADELLLVYEFSTKGSLEDHLYSSGSILTWPIRYKIILGVGDALLYLHCLWSSVVVHGNIKPSSVMLDSSFNARLGDFGLAGMTESTEYDSMVLLGTIGYIPPELASGHRRFTTETDVYTFGVLLLELASGRPPILRGEHQDTGRVNLVRWVWQLYGRGALLTQRMIQASMASSTQIRWACPRPTIHEPSDDCAPPPRRSTAATRATL